The genomic interval GGTGTGCAGCCGACGTCCCGGCCGAGCAGCAGCGCGCCCACCCCGACCGGTCCGCCGAGCTTGTGCCCGGTGACGGTCAGCGCGGCCACCCCGCTGGCGGCGAAGTCGACCGGTACCTGGCCGACCGCCTGCACCGCGTCGGTGTGGAACGGGATGCCGTACGCGGCGGCCACCTCGGCGAGCGCGGCGATCGGCTGGACGCTGCCCACCTCGTTGTTCGCCCACATGGCGGTGACCAGGGCGACCTCGTCGGCGTGCGCGTCGAGTTCCGCCGCCAGCCGGTCGGGGTCGAGTCGACCGGTCTGGTCGACCGGCAGCCAGTTCGCCGCCGCACCCTCGCGGGCGGCCAGCCACTCGACCGAGTCCAGCACCGCGTGGTGCTCCACCGCGCTGGCCACCACCCGGATCCGCCCCGGGTCGGCGGCCCGGCGTGCCCAGAAGATGCCCTTGACCGCGAGGTTGTCGCTCTCGGTCCCGCCACCGGTGAAGACCACCTCGGAGGGTCGGGCGCCCAGGGCGGCGGCGACCCGCTCGCGGGACTCCTCCACCCGGCGTCGGGCCACCCGGCCGGCGGCGTGCAGTGACGACGGGTTGCCGACCTCGCGAGCGGTCGCGACGTACGCCTCCAACGCCTCTTCGAGCATCGGAGTGGTGGCCGCGTGATCAAGGTAAGTCATCAACGTCCAGCCTAGTGCCAGGGTCCGGACCGCCCACCCGGCCGCCCGGCCGTGCGTCACCGGCCCGGCTGCACCGCCCCGAGCGCGGATCACACCCCTGGCCAGCGACGAAACCCGGCCGGGTGCCCTGGGGGCGCCCGGCCGGGTATCGCACGTCACACCGCCGTCGGCGGGTTGGTGACCCGCCGAGGGCGTACTTCCGGCTATCGTCGCTTGCGGATCTCTTCGGCCGCCTGCGGTACGACCTTGAACAGGTCGCCGACCACGCCGAAGTCGGCCAGCTCGAAGATCGGCGCCTCGGCGTCCTTGTTCACCGCGACGATCGTCTTCGAGGTCTGCATGCCGGCCCGGTGCTGGATCGCACCGGAGATGCCGAGCGCCACGTAGAGCTGCGGCGAGACGGTCTTGCCGGTCTGCCCCACCTGGAACTGGTGCGGATAGAAGCCGGAGTCGACGGCGGCCCGGGAGGCGCCCACCGCGCCGCCGAGCAGGTCGGCCAGCTCCTCGACCAGCTTGAAGTTGTCGGCGTTGCCGACGCCGCGACCGCCGGAGACCACCACCGACGCCTCGGTCAGCTCCGGCCGGCTGCCCTTCTGCTCGGCGACCCGCTCGACCACCCGGGCGAGCTTGTCGGTCTCGCCGAGCGTGACGTCGAGCTGCTCGACGGTGGGGGTGGCGGCGGCCGGGCTCGGGGTGACCGAGTTCGGCCGCAGGGTCACCAGCGGCAGGCCGCGGGTCACCTTCGAGGTGACGATGGTCGAGCCGGCGAAGGCGACCTGGGTGGCGGTGCCGTCGGCGGCGAGTCCGACCACGTCGGTGAGGATGCCGTTGTCCAGCTTGACCGCCAGCCGGGCGGCGATCTCCTTCCCCTCCTGGCTGGAGGCGAGCAGCACGGCGGCCGGCTGCACCCGACGGACCAGCTCGGCCAGTACGGTCGCCTTCGGCGCCACCAGGTGGCCGTCGATCTCCTCGTGCTCGGCCGCGTAGATCTTCTCCGCGCCGTACTCGCCCAGCCTGTCGCCGAGCGCGGCGGCGGCGCCGGGACCGCCGAGCACCACCGCTGCCGGCGTACCCAGCTCGCGGGCGAGGGTGAGCAGTTCGAGCGTGACCTTCTTGACGCCGAACTCGCGGGTCGCCTCGACGACGACGAGAACCTCGGTCATGACTTCTCCTCCTGATTCCCGGTCGCGCTCAGACGAACTTCTCGGTGGCGAGGAACTCGACCAGCTTCGTGCCGCCGGTGCCGTCGTCGGTGATCCGCTCGCCGCCGGACCGCTCGGGGCGGCGGCTGTGGTCGAGCACCGTACTGGTGGCGCCGGCGAAGCCGACCTCGTCGGCGGCGATGCCCAGGTCGGCCAGGGAGAGCGTCTGCACCGGCTTCTTCTTCGCCGCCATGATGCCCTTGAAGGAGGGGTAGCGCGGCTCGTTGATGGTGTCCCAGACCGAGACCACGGCCGGGGTCGCGGCGGCGACCACCTCGTAGCCCTCCTCGGTCTGCCGCTCCACCGTGAGGTTGCCGCCCTCCACGGTCAGCTTGCGGGCGCCGGTCAGCGCGGCGATGCCGAGCCGCTCGGCGAGCATGTGCGGCATGACCTGCACCCGGCCGTCGGTGGACTCGGCGCCGCAGAGCACCAGGTCGGCGCCGAGCTGGCCGAGGGCGGCGGCGAGCACCTTGGAGGTGGCCACCGCGCAGGAGCCGTGCAGGGCGTCGTCGAGGACGTGCACGGCCTTGTCCGGTCCCATCGACAGCGCCTTGCGGATCGACTCGGCGGCCTTCTCCGGACCCATGGTCAGCACGGTCACCTCGCCGCCCTGCGCCTCCTTGATCCGCAACGCCTCCTCGATGGCGTACTCGTCCATCTCGTTGATGACGTTGTTTGCCGACCCCCGGTCGACGGTGTTGTCGTCACTGCGCAGGTTGCGGTCCGCGCCCGAGTCGGGCACCTGCTTGACGAGTACGACGATGTTCATCGCGCTTCGACGACCCTCCTGTGAATGCCGATCCCCGCTGATCGTGGCGATCCCGCCGGGTTGCTCGGGAGCAGCCTCCCGCGTTCCTTAACGATCGGTCAACCGAAGACCGACGGGCCGGCGCGGGAGAAGGTGTGGCGTTACTTACGGCTAATGTTACCCGCAAGTAGCATACGGCTCGGGCCGCTCCGGAGTGAGCCGGCTCACCGTCACCCGCCCGACCGTCGCGTCCGGGCGGGCGCGCCGGCTCAGCCCGCCGCGTCCAACGCCTCCCGCACGGTGGCCATCGCCGCCGCCTCACCCGGGCTGATCCCGTCGTGCGCCCGGGCGACCTGCTCGGTGGCCCGCAACACCGCCGAGCGGTAACTCGCCACCTCGTCGGGCGCCTTCGACCTGAGGATCTCCACCGACCGGCGCAGCGCCGGCAGCACCGCCGCCGGCACCTCGGCCGGCGAACCGCCGGGCAGCCGGGGCAGCGCGCCGGTGGTGAGCAGTTCCCGGACCAGCCCGGTGGTACCGGCGAAGGCGTTCGACGCGGCCAGACTCTCCTTGATCATGGAGAACGCGCCCGGTTCGGCGCTCGACACCAGATAGACCGCACCGAACGCGGCACCCTTCAGGGTCGCCCGCTCCTCCTCGGTCAGCGGTTGCGTCACGGGTTCGGAGTGTAGACGTACGGCGTGGTGGTGGTGACCGGGACGAAGCCCAGCCGCTGGAGAATCGGCCGGCTCTCCTCCGAGGCGTCCACCTGCAACAGGCTGAAACCCCGGGCGTCGGCCAGCCGGGCCCGGTGGGCCAACAGTGACCGGTAGATGCCCCGGCGACGCCAGTGCGGCAGGGTCGCCCCACCCCACAGGGTGGCGAACCGGGTGCCGGAGACGAACCGGACCCAGGCGGCGCTGACCAGCTCGTCGTCGGTCTCGGCCACCACGATGGCCAGCGGCGGCTGGTCCAGCTCCGCA from Plantactinospora sp. BC1 carries:
- a CDS encoding cysteine desulfurase family protein; this translates as MTYLDHAATTPMLEEALEAYVATAREVGNPSSLHAAGRVARRRVEESRERVAAALGARPSEVVFTGGGTESDNLAVKGIFWARRAADPGRIRVVASAVEHHAVLDSVEWLAAREGAAANWLPVDQTGRLDPDRLAAELDAHADEVALVTAMWANNEVGSVQPIAALAEVAAAYGIPFHTDAVQAVGQVPVDFAASGVAALTVTGHKLGGPVGVGALLLGRDVGCTPVLHGGGQERDVRSGTLDAAGIVAFAVAVEAAVKAQQEYATRVAALRDDLVARVRQAVPEALYNGDPIERLPGNAHFSFPGCEGDALLMLLDAQGIACSTGSACSAGVAQPSHVLLAMGADDDRARSSLRFSLGHTSTAADVDALVAALPGVVERARRAGAVKSARS
- a CDS encoding electron transfer flavoprotein subunit alpha/FixB family protein — its product is MTEVLVVVEATREFGVKKVTLELLTLARELGTPAAVVLGGPGAAAALGDRLGEYGAEKIYAAEHEEIDGHLVAPKATVLAELVRRVQPAAVLLASSQEGKEIAARLAVKLDNGILTDVVGLAADGTATQVAFAGSTIVTSKVTRGLPLVTLRPNSVTPSPAAATPTVEQLDVTLGETDKLARVVERVAEQKGSRPELTEASVVVSGGRGVGNADNFKLVEELADLLGGAVGASRAAVDSGFYPHQFQVGQTGKTVSPQLYVALGISGAIQHRAGMQTSKTIVAVNKDAEAPIFELADFGVVGDLFKVVPQAAEEIRKRR
- a CDS encoding electron transfer flavoprotein subunit beta/FixA family protein, which gives rise to MNIVVLVKQVPDSGADRNLRSDDNTVDRGSANNVINEMDEYAIEEALRIKEAQGGEVTVLTMGPEKAAESIRKALSMGPDKAVHVLDDALHGSCAVATSKVLAAALGQLGADLVLCGAESTDGRVQVMPHMLAERLGIAALTGARKLTVEGGNLTVERQTEEGYEVVAAATPAVVSVWDTINEPRYPSFKGIMAAKKKPVQTLSLADLGIAADEVGFAGATSTVLDHSRRPERSGGERITDDGTGGTKLVEFLATEKFV